A window of Fusarium verticillioides 7600 chromosome 7, whole genome shotgun sequence genomic DNA:
GGAAGAGGATCGATCGTTGATATTTGTCGGTGTAGGACGAGAGTTTCAAAAGCCTCTCACAAGAAACGATGGAGTGAAGACGACATGAGATTTGCCGTTACCCCAAGGCAGTTGCACTGAACAGTTTCGTGCCTGCCCTTTCTGAGACGTGCAACTGTAGCCTAAATATGAGAGGCAGGCAAGAATCAAGACTTGTCCACGACTTCCTTCCTGTTACATCTAGATGAAAGGGAGGAACACTGAAGGAAGTACCCAAAGTATTTGCCATTGCATAAAGCGTCCCTTCCATCCATGAGGTAGGCACGCTGGAACCCAGACACCGTCGCAATAATAAAATGACTCATTCCTTTTTGTACGCTCTGTAATATCTCTCTGATGCTTGGTCTAGGTATGGCTGAGACTCTCATCGTCCATGATTATATACAAACAATAACAACACAAAAGCTACAAGTGCCTGTGTCTCCCATATATAGCTCcgcaacaccatcaatgACTTTTGTGCTCCTCCGTTCTGTTTTGTCCATGGCCTAGGCTCCTATTTCCGAGGGCCTACGGCTCGCACCGGTGTCTACTATGTATATCCAATCCCAATCCAAACTCCTCATGCCATGGTGTATCAGTTTGTTCCCTTTTCCGTTGGTCGTATCTAGTCATTCAtaaaacaacaacaatgaaTCATATCCTATATTCGCCCcccttcaagaacttctcgTTTGAGAATCTCAATCTGGCCAGATTCACCGGTGCGTCGTCGTTCCATGACCCAGCGCGTAGCTCCACTATCTTCCTCTTTGACGTATGATATACTATCAGCTGAGCCTTTGTGTCGATGGCCCATACCCGGACGCTTCGGAGCTGAGCCTGGCTCAACCATACTGGCCCTGTTCGAAGTCTCCAGAGGGCTCACCATTGCCGACCCCGGCATGCCCTCAACATCGGATATCGGAGAGATAGGATTGTCAAAAGACTTTGATGGGAGTCTGCTAATGTTTAGAGGCGCTACCGGGACATCCCCTCTAACGCTGGTGTCGAGTTTGGCCAGTGTCGggacaggaggaggagacaATGTCAAACCGGGAATGCCACCTGTCAAAGTCGGGCTTCCTGACGCGCTCACACTGTCCGAGTCATGGCTGATTGTGGACAGGACCGAATTCTTTCGAGTATGGAAGGTCGTTGGGCTCATGATACTCTGACCCCatggtgagcttgatagGTCACCCCTTTCTGACCGAGGAGACCCATTCTGGCTAGACACAAGACTGGCTTGAGAGCCACCCCAAGCCCTGGAACGAAGACGGAGCAGGGCAGACAATGTCATCTCGTCGCCACGATCACCCATCAGAGCAAGCTGGGCTAGACCAGGACTTTGCAGCGGTGTTCCACTGAAGCCGGGCATACCAAGGCTCATGAACGAGTTTCTGTTGGAATACTCCGACCGCTCTGTGATAGGTGTCAAGTTCGGCTCCCTTGAAATCATGCGTCCACTTGTGCTGCGGTCCAAGCCATTCTTGGGTCCGAAGAAGCCACCATTAGCATACTCAAACTCGggtccttgttgttggccaGCTGGGGCTGAGTAGAAGTTGAATTCCTGGCCATACCACCCATCGCAGTCATTAGCCAAAGCACTTGCGTTAGCCTCAGCAATAATAGCATCGTCATCGAGCTCGAAATCGGCCATGTCTTCATAAGAATCGTTGTAGCCACCGTAATCATCAAAGTTCTCATAATCGTCCTGCCTAAAAGAGTCATCACGATCTAGTGTATCAGGCGATTGGCTTGGCTCAGATAGAATGGTTTCATCAGCCGTTGGCGAAGAACTCCGTTGAAATTTGCCCGATGCCGCTGCCTTGTAAGTTGCGGCAGCGAGTGCCGCCTGGTAAGCCGCCATGGTATCACTGTTaggaggtgatgatgaagggaTCATTGCTGAGGGACCATGAGGCGATTGAGGTTTGGGACTGTCGTGGGTAACCTCAGGCTCGACAGGTTGCTTTTCCTCGACACTGAGTGATGTATGAGCCGTAGTCTTGGACGTCTCTGAACCCGCAGAGAAGGGGGCTGTCATATCGGACGATCGAGTCGGTTCATCTATATTTGCGGATCGTTGCAATGCATTCGCAAATGCCCCTGCGATCGGTCGACCGAATTGATCAGTATCATTGTTGTCAAATATCGACTCGTCAAATGGGGTATCATCCCATTCTGGAGGGGCAGCAAGATCCTCAGCAAACTCGTTCCTCTCGAATTCCAGCATCCCATCATCATAATAGAGCTCGTCATCATTTAATTTGCGCCCTGTGTCAATTGGTGGCAAGTCTtggttcttctggaatgcAGCCTCATTCTCCAGGCTGGGCACTCTCGGAACGTCCAGTCCTTGGATCCCTAGTCCACCTGCCTGCATCTCTTGATTCAGTTGTTGGTCGAGGGGCAGGTTAGGGGACAATTCTCCAAGTATGTTCGGTGTGTATTGACTCATAGCATATCCGATCCGATTGCCTTCTGCATCCCTCGGGGTTGGCAAGAAGCCTGCGCTGCGTGGGCTCGTCAACGATGATGTAGGGCCCGATCGTTGAAAGACGAAGCCAGAGAAGTTCTCTTGATCGTTGTCTGgatcaagctcatcatcttgatcgtCGACCACGTTTCTGCCCAGCGTATTGTTTAGGTTGTTGTCGAGATGCCCGCCCATGGTGTTATTAAGCGCATTGTTCATGTTATTATCCAGATGGTTGTCTATGCGGTCATTGAATTCATCGTTGAATCCGCCGTcgtccatatcatcatagTCATCACCGACCATAGGAATATCTTCCTCGAAACCATCGTCTTCCATCATTGCATCGTAatcgaagccatcgtcatcaaaatcatcaaaaCGCGAGTCTCGAGCTGCGGCGGGTTCAgccgtcttcttctcgagctctcGTTGCCGATGCCTATCTTCGAGGAGCTTCTCTTGTTTTGCAGCACCGATCATGTCAAAGCTAAACCTTGAGGAGGTACTCTTCATATGTCGAGGGATCGCAGAAGGGATATCTTTGCCTGACAATCCAGATAGTGAGGGACCTCTCGATCTACCAGCATGAGATGAAGTGGATCTCTCGTGGATgtatgcttcttcatcgatcAACCGTGATGCTTGAGGCGACCTTGGCTGGACCGAGATGGGAGCGTTGTCCTTGGGAGGTACGGGAGGCGCATCTGATAAGGTGAGGCTAGCCATCTCTGCCGCAGGGATTTGAACAGCAGTAGATGCTGTGCTTGGCGTCATCTTGAGGGCCCTGGAGTCTTGGGAGTAAATAGACTCGGAAGCATTACTAGGCTCTCGCTGGGTCAAAGGTGTGGCCGAGAGAGGAATCTCATCTGCCTGACTGGCAGCTGGGTTCAAAAACCTCTCTTGGGTGGGAAGGGGAGCGGAATTGGGGACTGACGAGGTGAAAGGAGGCTGCACTGTTTCCCTGTTTGGGGTGTTCCTCTTGGGCCGCGGGGCACTGAAATCATGGACTCGAGTTCCCATGATACGAGGGTCATATATCGGATCCTCGCCTCGCCGGGCCAAGGGTAATGGGCGCAAGTCAGGAGCATGCTGACTGTTCTTGCGCCTCATCAATAACGTCGACATTGGTTTTTTGAGGAAAGGCAGCCCTTttttgggcttggggatTTCGGTGTTGCTTGTCGTCTGTGTAAGCGAGGGGAGTTC
This region includes:
- a CDS encoding hypothetical protein (At least one base has a quality score < 10), whose translation is MLSHLRFHRRGPSNPASPSPDNNPTSPTPTVPFSPDALSPELRPTSSNPSSLPPTLPPIAHITTEDLGNSRDSRQNAATSPLEPPRPQPNSKSSSSKGSFIGGVALRKYQRDLEAQALETADNGKGSSLHGQHSASQPSLTSNSAPLRPSPQVLRNTKAASSFSTPTDLQHSAAAPTGRRPAGTRLVTELPSLTQTTSNTEIPKPKKGLPFLKKPMSTLLMRRKNSQHAPDLRPLPLARRGEDPIYDPRIMGTRVHDFSAPRPKRNTPNRETVQPPFTSSVPNSAPLPTQERFLNPAASQADEIPLSATPLTQREPSNASESIYSQDSRALKMTPSTASTAVQIPAAEMASLTLSDAPPVPPKDNAPISVQPRSPQASRLIDEEAYIHERSTSSHAGRSRGPSLSGLSGKDIPSAIPRHMKSTSSRFSFDMIGAAKQEKLLEDRHRQRELEKKTAEPAAARDSRFDDFDDDGFDYDAMMEDDGFEEDIPMVGDDYDDMDDGGFNDEFNDRIDNHLDNNMNNALNNTMGGHLDNNLNNTLGRNVVDDQDDELDPDNDQENFSGFVFQRSGPTSSLTSPRSAGFLPTPRDAEGNRIGYAMSQYTPNILGELSPNLPLDQQLNQEMQAGGLGIQGLDVPRVPSLENEAAFQKNQDLPPIDTGRKLNDDELYYDDGMLEFERNEFAEDLAAPPEWDDTPFDESIFDNNDTDQFGRPIAGAFANALQRSANIDEPTRSSDMTAPFSAGSETSKTTAHTSLSVEEKQPVEPEVTHDSPKPQSPHGPSAMIPSSSPPNSDTMAAYQAALAAATYKAAASGKFQRSSSPTADETILSEPSQSPDTLDRDDSFRQDDYENFDDYGGYNDSYEDMADFELDDDAIIAEANASALANDCDGWYGQEFNFYSAPAGQQQGPEFEYANGGFFGPKNGLDRSTSGRMISREPNLTPITERSEYSNRNSFMSLGMPGFSGTPLQSPGLAQLALMGDRGDEMTLSALLRLRSRAWGGSQASLVSSQNGSPRSERGDLSSSPWGQSIMSPTTFHTRKNSVLSTISHDSDSVSASGSPTLTGGIPGLTLSPPPVPTLAKLDTSVRGDVPVAPLNISRLPSKSFDNPISPISDVEGMPGSAMVSPLETSNRASMVEPGSAPKRPGMGHRHKGSADSISYVKEEDSGATRWVMERRRTGESGQIEILKREVLEGGRI